A stretch of Acipenser ruthenus chromosome 1, fAciRut3.2 maternal haplotype, whole genome shotgun sequence DNA encodes these proteins:
- the LOC131738129 gene encoding uncharacterized protein LOC131738129 has product MAQLSGVDDNKQGSSYHSLERAEKYVQDQQAYVNYHQPSAYKEVSQPDVKFESLPRVDHLQPHNSSPSHNKLVQSSQPRLHPLSRAPTHTEVPATSRHSTTHLIREHEVNVPNPTCRLHTSQSSRRYADDDGQPPGVERHESSGTHSDRANVAELAKFLACRDLLTAGLIKFNDKPENYWAWKSTFSNAVEGLDLLIKWLGPESAEHVRRMRSVHVNHPAAALSVVWQWLEECYGSAEAMETALFNKLERFLKISNKDPQRLRELGDLLLELEAAKAEGYLPGLSYLDTASGINPVLEKLPFSMQEKWMSQGTRYKQEHGVSFPPFLFFSSLTCAEAKMRNNPSFITSTSSAAPPKGEKISMRTARAPITVHKTEVDNAIQKDESKKKDDHNKQCPIHKKPHPLQKCRGFREKPLEERKTFLRENSICFRCVSSTAHQAKNCKAVIQCSECEATSILQALHACPAP; this is encoded by the coding sequence ATGGCACAGTTGTCTGGGGTTGACGACAACAAACAAGGCTCATCCTACCATTCTCTCGAGAGGGCTGAAAAGTATGTACAAGACCAGCAAGCCTACGTGAACTACCATCAGCCATCGGCATACAAGGAAGTCTCACAGCCAGACGTCAAGTTTGAATCGCTTCCCCGAGTTGATCACCTCCAGCCACACAACTCCTCTCCCTCCCACAACAAGCTGGTCCAGAGCTCACAACCACGACTACATCCTCTCTCTCGTGCCCCCACTCATACTGAAGTGCCAGCTACCTCAAGACACTCAACGACTCACCTTATCAGAGAGCATGAGGTGAACGTGCCTAACCCCACCTGCAGGCTCCACACTTCACAGTCTTCCAGGCGCTACGCAGATGATGACGGCCAGCCACCTGGTGTAGAACGTCATGAGTCCAGTGGGACCCATTCTGATCGTGCCAATGTTGCAGAGCTGGCGAAGTTCCTAGCATGCCGCGACCTCCTCACAGCTGGACTCATCAAGTTCAATGACAAGCCAGAAAACTACTGGGCTTGGAAGTCAACATTCTCCAACGCCGTTGAAGGCCTCGACCTACTAATCAAGTGGCTTGGGCCAGAATCAGCTGAGCATGTGAGAAGAATGAGGTCTGTCCATGTCAATCATCCTGCTGCAGCCCTCAGTGTGGTCTGGCAATGGCTAGAGGAGTGCTATGGGTCTGCTGAAGCTATGGAGACAGCCCTCTTCAACAAGCTTGAACGCTTCCTGAAGATCTCCAATAAAGACCCCCAACGTCTGAGAGAGCTAGGTGACCTTCTCCTCGAGTTGGAGGCAGCCAAAGCTGAAGGTTACTTACCCGGCCTGTCCTACCTGGACACTGCAAGTGGCATCAACCCTGTTCTGGAGAAGCTCCCCTTCAGCATGCAGGAGAAGTGGATGTCACAGGGGACCAGATACAAACAGGAGCATGGTGTCAGCTTCCCACCCTTCTTGTTCTTCTCCAGTTTAACCTGTGCAGAAGCAAAAATGAGGAACAACCCAAGCTTCATCACTTCCACTTCCAGCGCAGCACCACCTAAAGGAGAGAAAATCTCAATGAGAACGGCGAGAGCCCCTATCACAGTGCACAAGACAGAAGTGGACAATGCCATCCAGAAAGATGAATCTAAGAAGAAGGATGACCATAACAAACAATGCCCTATCCACAAAAAGCCACACCCCCTGCAAAAGTGTAGAGGCTTTAGGGAGAAACCCCTAGAGGAGAGGAAAACCTTCCTTAGAGAGAACTCTATATGCTTTAGGTGTGTCTCCTCAACAGCACACCAGGCGAAGAACTGTAAAGCTGTCATCCAGTGCTCCGAGTGCGAAGCGACAAGCATATTGCAAGCTCTTCACGCCTGTCCTGCCCCTTGA